The nucleotide sequence TAGGGGATTGCCAGCGATCCGAGGGCTGCGCCGAACTGGCTTCCGGAGTCACCGATCCAGAGCTGCCGGAAATCCCGGTGATGGATCAGGCTGCGGGTGGGGACGGTCGTCATCGACGGGGTCGGTTCGTTCCGGCGGACGGCACCGGACGAGTGTCCACCTACCGATTGGGATCTGTCAATCAGTCTCGGTGCACGGCGATCGTTTTGCCGGGAACCCACACGGTTGTCGCTACGGTGGAGCCATGACCGCCCCGTCGATCCCGGATCCGTCCTCCGGGCACGTTCCCGGGCACCTTCCGACGGCGGCGTCACGGCCTCGACCGGCCGCCACCGACGCCGAACGTCGGGCCCTGGCCAGTGTGTTGCGTCTGCGCATCCTGCGCCTGTGCCTGCACGACGCGCTCACCAACAAGCAGCTGGCCGGCCGGCTGGGCCGGGACCCGGCCAGCGTGCTCCACCACGTCCGGACGCTCCTGCACCAGGGCTTTCTTCGCACCGAGGAACCCCGGCCCGGCCCCCGCGGTTCGACCGAGGTGCCCTACCGGGCCACCGGCAAGTCCTGGGAACTGGACTTCGGGACCCCGGGAGCCGATTCCGGTCCGGGCGGCACCGGGCCGGGGACCGGTGACCTGCTGCTGCGCACGTTCCTCGACGAGGTCTCCGAGGTACCGCCGGCCGAGCTCAACACCTCCAGGATGGGCCTGCAGCTCACTTCCGAGCACCTCGACGAGTTCGACGCCCGTCTCCGTTCTCTGCTGGAGGAGTTCCACCAGCGGGGTCCGGACGAAGGGGGGCGCCGCTTCTCGGTCTTCGTGGCCGTCCACCCGGAGCCGTCGGCCGACTGACCGGAGCTCCCCGGAGGCGGCCACGTCCACCCGATATCGCCGCAGGCACAACAATGCACTGGCACAGCCGGTCCCTGATGGGGCACCCTGGAGCCATATGACGAAACATGACGACTTTCTCGCGCGCCGTGCCGGCCGCAGCG is from Nakamurella sp. PAMC28650 and encodes:
- a CDS encoding helix-turn-helix domain-containing protein; translation: MTAPSIPDPSSGHVPGHLPTAASRPRPAATDAERRALASVLRLRILRLCLHDALTNKQLAGRLGRDPASVLHHVRTLLHQGFLRTEEPRPGPRGSTEVPYRATGKSWELDFGTPGADSGPGGTGPGTGDLLLRTFLDEVSEVPPAELNTSRMGLQLTSEHLDEFDARLRSLLEEFHQRGPDEGGRRFSVFVAVHPEPSAD